The Onychomys torridus chromosome 4, mOncTor1.1, whole genome shotgun sequence genome includes a window with the following:
- the Mapkbp1 gene encoding mitogen-activated protein kinase-binding protein 1 isoform X3: MAGEGSTITSRIKNLLRSPSIKLRRSKAGNRREDLSSKVTLEKVLGITVSGGRGLACDPRSGLVAYPAGCVVVLFNPRKHKQHHILNSSRKTITALAFSPDGKYLVTGESGHMPAVRVWDVAERSQVAELQEHKYGVACVAFSPSAKYIVSVGYQHDMIVNVWAWKKNIVVASNKVSSRVTAVSFSEDCSYFVTAGNRHIKFWYLDDSKTSKVNATVPLLGRSGLLGELRNNLFTDVACGRGKKADSTFCITSSGLLCEFSDRRLLDKWVELRNTDSFTTTVAHCISVSQEYIFCGCADGTVRLFNPSNLHFLSTLPRPHALGTDIASITEASRLFSGGADARYPDTIALTFDPANQWLSCVYNDHSIYVWDVRDPKKVGKVYSALYHSSCVWSVEVYPEVKDSNQACLPPSSFITCSSDNTIRLWNTESSGVHGSTLHRNILSNDLIKIIYVDGNTQALLDTELPGGDKADGSLMDPRVGIRSVCISPNGQHLASGDRMGTLRVHELQSLSEMLKVEAHDSEILCLEYSKPDTGLKLLASASRDRLIHVLDAGREYSLQQTLDEHSSSITAVKFAASDGQVRMISCGADKSIYFRTAQKSGEGVQFTRTHHVVRKTTLYDMDVEPSWKYTAIGCQDRNIRIFNISSGKQKKLFKGSQGEDGTLIKVQTDPSGIYIATSCSDKNLSIFDFSSGECVATMFGHSEIVTGMKFSNDCKHLISVSGDSCIFVWRLSSEMTISMRQRLAELRQRQRGAKQQRPTSPQRASGPEQPQAPVAPPSGPALSSDSDKEGEDEGTEEEELPALPILGQSTKKERASVSSPALLRSLSHWEMNRAQETMEFLGPTPVANTGPKRRGRWAQPGVELSVRSMLDLRQLETLAPSPRGPSHDSLAISPSGPVKHGPQAPELSCASQSEKAPRLQASQPCSCPHIIQLLSQEEGVFAQDLEPAPVEDGIVYPEPSDSPTMDTSAFQVQAPTRGSLGRVYPGHRGSEKHSPDSACSVDYSSSRLSSPEHPNEDSESTEPLSVDGISSDLEEPAEGDEEEEEEGGTGLCGLQEGSPHTPDQEQFLKQHFETLANGAAPGGPARVLERTESRSISSRFLLQVQTSPLREPSLSSPSLALRSRPDQLSQVSGEQLEGSGATPPGAPPEVEPSSGNSGPQPVAPVLLPRRRSNLENSWAPKKMAPARALAGLQKAQSVHSLVPQELPLSLQQCEQLVAELQGNVRQAVQLYHVVTSCKTPSAEHSHITRLLRDTFSSVRQDLEALAGATLSSPGGSPGAVGAEQTQALLEQYSELLLRAVERRMERRL; encoded by the exons GTGTGTGGTTGTGCTGTTCAATCCTCGGAAACACAAACAGCATCATATCCTCAACAGTTCCAG GAAGACCATTACTGCCCTTGCCTTCTCCCCTGATGGCAAATACTTGGTCACTGGAGAG AGTGGGCACATGCCTGCCGTGCGGGTTTGGGATGTGGCTGAACGCAGCCAGGTGGCAGAGCTACAGGAGCATAAGTATGGCGTGGCTTGTGTGGCCTTCTCCCCTAGTGCCAAGTACATCGTGTCTGTGGGTTACCAGCATGATATGATTGTCAACGTGTGGGCCTGGAAG AAAAACATCGTTGTGGCCTCCAACAAAGTATCTAGTCGGGTGACAGCAGTGTCCTTTTCCGAAGACTGCAGCTACTTTGTCACCGCAGGCAACAGGCACATCAAATTCTGGTATCTAGATGACAGTAAGACCTCAAAG GTGAATGCCACTGTGCCCCTGCTGGGCCGCTCAGGGCTGTTGGGGGAGCTGCGGAACAACCTGTTCACTGACGTGGCCTGTGGCCGAGGGAAAAAGGCCGACAGCACTTTCTGTATCACGTCGTCTGGGCTGCTGTGCGAGTTCAGTGATCGCAGGCTTCTGGACAAATGGGTGGAGCTGAGA AACACTGACAGCTTCACA ACCACTGTGGCCCACTGCATCTCTGTGAGCCAAGAATACATCTTCTGTGGCTGTGCTGATGGCACCGTGCGTCTTTTCAATCCCTCCAACCTGCACTTCCTCAGTACCCTACCCAGACCCCATGCCCTGGGAACAGACATTGCCAGCATCACTGAGGCCAG TCGCCTCTTCTCTGGAGGGGCTGATGCCAGGTACCCAGACACCATTGCCTTGACCTTTGATCCAGCTAACCAGTGGCTATCTTGTGTATACAATGACCACAGCATCTATGTTTGGGATGTGAGGGACCCCAAGAAAGTGGGCAAGGTGTACTCAGCTCTGTATCATTCCTCATGTGTCTGGAGTGTGGAG GTCTATCCCGAGGTAAAGGACAGTAATCAGGCCTGTCTGCCCCCCAGTTCCTTTATTACCTGCTCCTCAGACAACACCATCCGCCTGTGGAACACAGAGAGCTCTGGAGTACATGGCTCTACCCTGCACCGAAACATCCTCAGCAAT GATCTCATTAAGATCATCTATGTGGATGGGAACACTCAGGCTCTGTTGGACACTGAGCTACCTGGAGGAGACAAAGCTGATGGGTCCCTGATGGATCCCCGAGTTGGCATCCGTTCTGTGTGTATCAGCCCCAATGGACAACACCTAGCTTCAGGAGACCGCATGGGGACGCTTAG GGTCCATGAACTACAGTCCCTGAGTGAGATGTTAAAGGTAGAAGCCCATGATTCTGAGATCCTGTGCCTGGAGTACTCTAAGCCAGACACAG GTTTGAAGCTGCTGGCATCAGCAAGCCGGGACCGACTGATCCACGTGCTGGATGCTGGGCGGGAGTACAGTCTGCAGCAGACACTGGACGAGCATTCATCCTCCATCACGGCTGTCAAGTTTGCAG CCAGTGATGGGCAAGTGCGTATGATCAGCTGTGGCGCGGACAAGAGCATTTACTTCCGAACTGCACAGAAG TCTGGAGAAGGAGTACAGTTTACACGAACACACCATGTGGTGCGGAAGACAACCCTCTACGACATGGATGTGGAGCCTAGCTGGAAGTACACAGCCATCGGCTGCCAAGACCGAAATATTCG GATCTTCAACATCAGTAGTGGGAAGCAGAAGAAGCTGTTTAAAGGGTCACAGGGTGAGGATGGCACTCTCATTAAG GTGCAGACAGACCCCTCAGGGATCTACATTGCTACCAGCTGTTCTGATAAGAACCTCTCCATTTTTGACTTTTCCTCAGGCGAGTGTGTGGCCACTATGTTTGGTCACTCAG AGATTGTCACTGGCATGAAGTTTAGTAACGATTGCAAACATCTCATCTCTGTGTCAGGGGACAG CTGCATTTTTGTCTGGCGCCTGAGCTCTGAGATGACCATCAGCATGAGGCAGCGCCTGGCTGAGTTGCGCCAGCGTCAGCGAGGGGCCAAGCAGCAAAGACCAACCTCTCCCCAGAGGGCTTCTGGACCCGAGCA GCCCCAGGCCCCAGTGGCGCCCCCTTCGGGACCAGCTCTTTCAtcagacagtgacaaggagggTGAAGATGAGGGTACTGAAGAGGAAGAACTGCCAGCTCTACCCATTCTTGGCCAGAGTACCAAGAAAGAGCGAG CCTCAGTCTCTAGTCCAGCCTTGCTCCGAAGCCTGTCCCACTGGGAAATGAATCGG GCACAAGAGACCATGGAGTTCCTGGGCCCAACTCCTGTAGCGAACACAGGACCCAAAAGAAGAGGGCGCTGGGCTCAGCCAGGTGTGGAGCTGAGTGTTCGTTCCATGCTGGACTTGAGACAGCTGGAGACCTTGGCCCCAAGCCCTCGAGGCCCAAGCCACGACTCACTGGCTATATCTCCATCTGGTCCTGTGAAGCATGGTCCACAGGCCCCGGAGCTCTCATGTGCTAGCCAG AGTGAAAAGGCCCCTCGGCTTCAGGCTTCCCAACCCTGTTCCTGCCCCCACATTATCCAACTGTTGTCACAAGAGGAAGGAGTCTTTGCCCAAGATCTGGAGCCTGCACCTGTTGAAGATGGTATTGTCTACCCGGAACCCAGTGACAGCCCCACCATGGATACCAG TGCGTTCCAGGTGCAGGCTCCAACCAGAGGATCCCTAGGAAGAGTCTACCCGGGGCATAGGGGCTCCGAAAAGCACAGTCCTGACAGTGCATGCTCTGTGGATTACAGCAGCAGTCGGCTTTCCAGCCCTGAACACCCCAATGAAG ACTCTGAGAGCACAGAGCCCCTAAGTGTGGATGGCATCTCCTCAGACCTCGAAGAGCCAGCCGAGggtgatgaagaagaggaagaggagggaggcactggcctctgtgggctaCAAGAAGGCAGCCCTCATACCCCGGATCAGGAGCAGTTTCTAAAACAGCACTTTGAGACTTTGGCCAATGGGGCTGCTCCAG GGGGTCCAGCACGGGTCCTAGAAAGGACAGAGTCTCGGAGCATCTCATCACGATTCCTGCTGCAAGTGCAGACCTCCCCACTCAg GGAACCATCTTTATCCTCCCCAAGCTTGGCCCTGAGATCAAGACCTGACCAGCTGTCTCAGGTATCTGGTGAGCAGCTGGAAGGCAGCGGTGCCACTCCCCCAGGAGCACCCCCAGAAGTGGAACCCTCTTCTGGCAACTCTGGCCCCCAGCCAGTGGCTCCTGTGCTCTTGCCACGACGGCGTAGCAACCTGGAAAATAGCTGGGCCCCCAAGAAAATGGCTCCAGCTCGCGCCTTAGCTGGACTCCAGAAAGCCCAGTCTGTGCACAGTCTAGTACCACAGG AACTGCCCTTGAGCCTGCAACAATGTGAACAGCTTGTGGCCGAGCTCCAGGGGAATGTACGCCAGGCAGTGCAGCTCTACCATGTG GTGACCAGCTGTAAGACACCTTCAGCAGAGCACAGTCATATCACCCGGCTCTTGAGAGACACCTTCTCTTCAGTGCGGCAGGACCTAGAGGCCCTGGCTGGGGCCACGCTGTCCAGCCCGGGTGGCAGCCCTGGGGCTGTGGGGGCTGAGCAAACTCAGGCCCTGTTGGAGCAGTACTCAGAGCTATTGCTTCGAGCTGTGGAGCGGCGTATGGAGCGCAGACTCTGA
- the Mapkbp1 gene encoding mitogen-activated protein kinase-binding protein 1 isoform X2, with protein sequence MAGEGSTITSRIKNLLRSPSIKLRRSKAGNRREDLSSKVTLEKVLGITVSGGRGLACDPRSGLVAYPAGCVVVLFNPRKHKQHHILNSSRKTITALAFSPDGKYLVTGESGHMPAVRVWDVAERSQVAELQEHKYGVACVAFSPSAKYIVSVGYQHDMIVNVWAWKKNIVVASNKVSSRVTAVSFSEDCSYFVTAGNRHIKFWYLDDSKTSKVNATVPLLGRSGLLGELRNNLFTDVACGRGKKADSTFCITSSGLLCEFSDRRLLDKWVELRTTVAHCISVSQEYIFCGCADGTVRLFNPSNLHFLSTLPRPHALGTDIASITEASRLFSGGADARYPDTIALTFDPANQWLSCVYNDHSIYVWDVRDPKKVGKVYSALYHSSCVWSVEVYPEVKDSNQACLPPSSFITCSSDNTIRLWNTESSGVHGSTLHRNILSNDLIKIIYVDGNTQALLDTELPGGDKADGSLMDPRVGIRSVCISPNGQHLASGDRMGTLRVHELQSLSEMLKVEAHDSEILCLEYSKPDTGLKLLASASRDRLIHVLDAGREYSLQQTLDEHSSSITAVKFAASDGQVRMISCGADKSIYFRTAQKSGEGVQFTRTHHVVRKTTLYDMDVEPSWKYTAIGCQDRNIRIFNISSGKQKKLFKGSQGEDGTLIKVQTDPSGIYIATSCSDKNLSIFDFSSGECVATMFGHSEIVTGMKFSNDCKHLISVSGDSCIFVWRLSSEMTISMRQRLAELRQRQRGAKQQRPTSPQRASGPEQPQAPVAPPSGPALSSDSDKEGEDEGTEEEELPALPILGQSTKKERASVSSPALLRSLSHWEMNRAQETMEFLGPTPVANTGPKRRGRWAQPGVELSVRSMLDLRQLETLAPSPRGPSHDSLAISPSGPVKHGPQAPELSCASQSEKAPRLQASQPCSCPHIIQLLSQEEGVFAQDLEPAPVEDGIVYPEPSDSPTMDTSAFQVQAPTRGSLGRVYPGHRGSEKHSPDSACSVDYSSSRLSSPEHPNEDSESTEPLSVDGISSDLEEPAEGDEEEEEEGGTGLCGLQEGSPHTPDQEQFLKQHFETLANGAAPGGPARVLERTESRSISSRFLLQVQTSPLREPSLSSPSLALRSRPDQLSQVSGEQLEGSGATPPGAPPEVEPSSGNSGPQPVAPVLLPRRRSNLENSWAPKKMAPARALAGLQKAQSVHSLVPQDEGPSSRSLLSREVEIQGSLGSLPQADSYPPQPHAYQNSTTSSTAKLARSISVGENPGLAAEPQATAPIRISPLNKLALPSRAHLVLDIPKPLPDRPTLTTFSPVTKGRGRTEAEQSGSLVGLGKAHTTFERRACLGEGTTSKPRTECQVHPGPNHPCAQQLPVSILLQGPESLQPPSPEKTPNPMECTRPGAALSQDSELPLSLQQCEQLVAELQGNVRQAVQLYHVVTSCKTPSAEHSHITRLLRDTFSSVRQDLEALAGATLSSPGGSPGAVGAEQTQALLEQYSELLLRAVERRMERRL encoded by the exons GTGTGTGGTTGTGCTGTTCAATCCTCGGAAACACAAACAGCATCATATCCTCAACAGTTCCAG GAAGACCATTACTGCCCTTGCCTTCTCCCCTGATGGCAAATACTTGGTCACTGGAGAG AGTGGGCACATGCCTGCCGTGCGGGTTTGGGATGTGGCTGAACGCAGCCAGGTGGCAGAGCTACAGGAGCATAAGTATGGCGTGGCTTGTGTGGCCTTCTCCCCTAGTGCCAAGTACATCGTGTCTGTGGGTTACCAGCATGATATGATTGTCAACGTGTGGGCCTGGAAG AAAAACATCGTTGTGGCCTCCAACAAAGTATCTAGTCGGGTGACAGCAGTGTCCTTTTCCGAAGACTGCAGCTACTTTGTCACCGCAGGCAACAGGCACATCAAATTCTGGTATCTAGATGACAGTAAGACCTCAAAG GTGAATGCCACTGTGCCCCTGCTGGGCCGCTCAGGGCTGTTGGGGGAGCTGCGGAACAACCTGTTCACTGACGTGGCCTGTGGCCGAGGGAAAAAGGCCGACAGCACTTTCTGTATCACGTCGTCTGGGCTGCTGTGCGAGTTCAGTGATCGCAGGCTTCTGGACAAATGGGTGGAGCTGAGA ACCACTGTGGCCCACTGCATCTCTGTGAGCCAAGAATACATCTTCTGTGGCTGTGCTGATGGCACCGTGCGTCTTTTCAATCCCTCCAACCTGCACTTCCTCAGTACCCTACCCAGACCCCATGCCCTGGGAACAGACATTGCCAGCATCACTGAGGCCAG TCGCCTCTTCTCTGGAGGGGCTGATGCCAGGTACCCAGACACCATTGCCTTGACCTTTGATCCAGCTAACCAGTGGCTATCTTGTGTATACAATGACCACAGCATCTATGTTTGGGATGTGAGGGACCCCAAGAAAGTGGGCAAGGTGTACTCAGCTCTGTATCATTCCTCATGTGTCTGGAGTGTGGAG GTCTATCCCGAGGTAAAGGACAGTAATCAGGCCTGTCTGCCCCCCAGTTCCTTTATTACCTGCTCCTCAGACAACACCATCCGCCTGTGGAACACAGAGAGCTCTGGAGTACATGGCTCTACCCTGCACCGAAACATCCTCAGCAAT GATCTCATTAAGATCATCTATGTGGATGGGAACACTCAGGCTCTGTTGGACACTGAGCTACCTGGAGGAGACAAAGCTGATGGGTCCCTGATGGATCCCCGAGTTGGCATCCGTTCTGTGTGTATCAGCCCCAATGGACAACACCTAGCTTCAGGAGACCGCATGGGGACGCTTAG GGTCCATGAACTACAGTCCCTGAGTGAGATGTTAAAGGTAGAAGCCCATGATTCTGAGATCCTGTGCCTGGAGTACTCTAAGCCAGACACAG GTTTGAAGCTGCTGGCATCAGCAAGCCGGGACCGACTGATCCACGTGCTGGATGCTGGGCGGGAGTACAGTCTGCAGCAGACACTGGACGAGCATTCATCCTCCATCACGGCTGTCAAGTTTGCAG CCAGTGATGGGCAAGTGCGTATGATCAGCTGTGGCGCGGACAAGAGCATTTACTTCCGAACTGCACAGAAG TCTGGAGAAGGAGTACAGTTTACACGAACACACCATGTGGTGCGGAAGACAACCCTCTACGACATGGATGTGGAGCCTAGCTGGAAGTACACAGCCATCGGCTGCCAAGACCGAAATATTCG GATCTTCAACATCAGTAGTGGGAAGCAGAAGAAGCTGTTTAAAGGGTCACAGGGTGAGGATGGCACTCTCATTAAG GTGCAGACAGACCCCTCAGGGATCTACATTGCTACCAGCTGTTCTGATAAGAACCTCTCCATTTTTGACTTTTCCTCAGGCGAGTGTGTGGCCACTATGTTTGGTCACTCAG AGATTGTCACTGGCATGAAGTTTAGTAACGATTGCAAACATCTCATCTCTGTGTCAGGGGACAG CTGCATTTTTGTCTGGCGCCTGAGCTCTGAGATGACCATCAGCATGAGGCAGCGCCTGGCTGAGTTGCGCCAGCGTCAGCGAGGGGCCAAGCAGCAAAGACCAACCTCTCCCCAGAGGGCTTCTGGACCCGAGCA GCCCCAGGCCCCAGTGGCGCCCCCTTCGGGACCAGCTCTTTCAtcagacagtgacaaggagggTGAAGATGAGGGTACTGAAGAGGAAGAACTGCCAGCTCTACCCATTCTTGGCCAGAGTACCAAGAAAGAGCGAG CCTCAGTCTCTAGTCCAGCCTTGCTCCGAAGCCTGTCCCACTGGGAAATGAATCGG GCACAAGAGACCATGGAGTTCCTGGGCCCAACTCCTGTAGCGAACACAGGACCCAAAAGAAGAGGGCGCTGGGCTCAGCCAGGTGTGGAGCTGAGTGTTCGTTCCATGCTGGACTTGAGACAGCTGGAGACCTTGGCCCCAAGCCCTCGAGGCCCAAGCCACGACTCACTGGCTATATCTCCATCTGGTCCTGTGAAGCATGGTCCACAGGCCCCGGAGCTCTCATGTGCTAGCCAG AGTGAAAAGGCCCCTCGGCTTCAGGCTTCCCAACCCTGTTCCTGCCCCCACATTATCCAACTGTTGTCACAAGAGGAAGGAGTCTTTGCCCAAGATCTGGAGCCTGCACCTGTTGAAGATGGTATTGTCTACCCGGAACCCAGTGACAGCCCCACCATGGATACCAG TGCGTTCCAGGTGCAGGCTCCAACCAGAGGATCCCTAGGAAGAGTCTACCCGGGGCATAGGGGCTCCGAAAAGCACAGTCCTGACAGTGCATGCTCTGTGGATTACAGCAGCAGTCGGCTTTCCAGCCCTGAACACCCCAATGAAG ACTCTGAGAGCACAGAGCCCCTAAGTGTGGATGGCATCTCCTCAGACCTCGAAGAGCCAGCCGAGggtgatgaagaagaggaagaggagggaggcactggcctctgtgggctaCAAGAAGGCAGCCCTCATACCCCGGATCAGGAGCAGTTTCTAAAACAGCACTTTGAGACTTTGGCCAATGGGGCTGCTCCAG GGGGTCCAGCACGGGTCCTAGAAAGGACAGAGTCTCGGAGCATCTCATCACGATTCCTGCTGCAAGTGCAGACCTCCCCACTCAg GGAACCATCTTTATCCTCCCCAAGCTTGGCCCTGAGATCAAGACCTGACCAGCTGTCTCAGGTATCTGGTGAGCAGCTGGAAGGCAGCGGTGCCACTCCCCCAGGAGCACCCCCAGAAGTGGAACCCTCTTCTGGCAACTCTGGCCCCCAGCCAGTGGCTCCTGTGCTCTTGCCACGACGGCGTAGCAACCTGGAAAATAGCTGGGCCCCCAAGAAAATGGCTCCAGCTCGCGCCTTAGCTGGACTCCAGAAAGCCCAGTCTGTGCACAGTCTAGTACCACAGG ATGAGGGGCCTTCATCGCGCTCACTGCTCTCCCGGGAGGTGGAGATCCAGGGCAGCTTAGGATCCCTGCCACAAGCTGATAGCTACCCACCTCAACCCCACGCCTACCAGAACTCCACCACCAGTTCTACGGCCAAGCTGGCTCGTAGCATTTCTGTTGGGGAGAACCCGGGCCTGGCTGCTGAACCCCAAGCTACTGCACCAATCCGAATCTCACCGCTCAACAAGCTAGCTCTGCCTAGCCGGGCTCACCTTGTCTTGGACATCCCCAAACCACTGCCTGACCGTCCTACGTTGACCACTTTCTCGCCTGTAACCAAGGGCCGAGGCCGTACTGAAGCAGAACAGTCTGGCTCCCTGGTGGGCCTGGGAAAGGCTCACACTACATTTGAAAGGCGGGCCTGTTTAGGGGAGGGTACCACTTCTAAACCTAGGACAGAGTGCCAGGTTCATCCTGGCCCCAACCACCCCTGTGCCCAGCAACTGCCGGTCAGCATCCTCCTCCAAGGCCCTGAGAGCTTGCAGCCCCCATCCCCTGAGAAGACTCCTAACCCCATGGAATGCACCAGGCCAGGGGCAGCCCTGAGCCAAGACTCAG AACTGCCCTTGAGCCTGCAACAATGTGAACAGCTTGTGGCCGAGCTCCAGGGGAATGTACGCCAGGCAGTGCAGCTCTACCATGTG GTGACCAGCTGTAAGACACCTTCAGCAGAGCACAGTCATATCACCCGGCTCTTGAGAGACACCTTCTCTTCAGTGCGGCAGGACCTAGAGGCCCTGGCTGGGGCCACGCTGTCCAGCCCGGGTGGCAGCCCTGGGGCTGTGGGGGCTGAGCAAACTCAGGCCCTGTTGGAGCAGTACTCAGAGCTATTGCTTCGAGCTGTGGAGCGGCGTATGGAGCGCAGACTCTGA